AATAGAGCAGACGCAGGAGTGAGAGTGAGAGTGAGAGTGAGAGTGAGAGTGAGAGTGAGAGTGAGAGTGAAAGTTCGAGTGAGAGACATTGCCAGCGATACGCCTGACATGTCCAGCCTTGTGCAGCGGGCTGCCTCAGGCCCTGCGGCTCCACGGCTGCATCGTCTCAGCGCTGTCAGCGTGCACGTTCAGCTGGCGCTGCTGTAGCGCCTTTGAGCCAAGTCGTGGCTGCTTCCAGCCCCCAACGACGTGCCAGCGCCTGCTCAACGCGCCGAATTGCCCACCAAGGCCCAGGCCGTACTGTGCGAGTTGTCGAGACAGGCTCTGGAGGCTTTGCTCTCGTCGGGGACACTTTGCGCTGCTTGTAGCGAGCTGGGTAGGTGGCATCCTGACAAACAAGGGCAGCATGGAACCGCCCGTGCCATGGTTTGCGGCGCGAGCGACCCTGCACTGTCAAACATTCTGCGGCAGTCCAGGATGGTGTGTTTGTGAACATGATTCGCCAAAGAGCCAGAGGGACGCGTCAGTAGGTGTCAAGTGGTGCAGCTGGCTTGGAACAGCAGATGCTAAAAGGGTGTAAGACGGGCGACCAGCTCCAAGGCTCAGCTCATGCACGTATGGAGAAGCGTGGGGAGACGGGAACAACAAGAGGAACGACCTCTAGAGGGCGCTGGGAGTTGCGAGTGCTATGTATAGGCAGCTACGCCGCAGTTGCtgagagagagagattgGTGGCTGCCTTGCCAGAATGGAAAGAGCTCCCTCCCTTCTTCCTGATAAGCTCTCTAGAATGCAATCCACTGCGTATAGGTCCGCATCAATGCATGCAGACGGCAGCCTAGCGATGCTTTACATAATCATATTTGCCGTGTAGAGATTCTCGCGACTGTCATGATGACATATTTGGGAGAGTTCCGTATTGGACGTGCACTCTGCTACGTTGCCTCCTTTGCTTCCCTCAACCATCTAATTTCCGCGTCCAACCGCCAGGCTTAATTCGCCCCACTTGTCAAGAGTCTCCATGGCAAGACAAAGGGCTTCGGAGTTTCATCCGTTATTCTCGTGCCCACAACGACAGACCAGCGGCATGGATCGTATGCTGCAACCACGCAAAGCTTGCTGGAGCATCGCGCACACCTGTCACCTACATGATCGACAAAGGGCAAATACGCGTACGAGCGAAACGGAGAGTGATATCCACTTTGTCTTGTTACAGGCTCGCACGTCAAGCAATTACCTACTAACCCACTGCACCCCCGGATTTTGGCGTCTCGCTAATCGAAGACCCTGGACGTTTGACACACGTTTAGTCTACAGGGAGCCTCATGACTTGACTACTTTTCATCTTCCCATCGTCATATGGTCCTTTTCGGCCCGGATTGCTGGGCTCCGTGAAGTTCCTCCGCTCGTGTGAGGAACGATTCCAACAAAGCTGCGCACCCCACTATAAGGCCATACGAAAATGCTTGTTGGAATGGCACAAGTCTGTGATCGACAGCACAAGGGCATACATACAACCCACGGCTAGAGTCCTTTCATATGCCGGCAACAAAATGACACGTTTCGAAACGGAAAGGTAATCTCCGTCAAGCTCACGTCTGGTCCTGGGCACATTGCTTGGACATGCTTCATAAAGAGCTGTCGTTTCTCGTTGTTTGTCCGTCATTGCTTCGACATCTTAACTTGAAGCAACCATGAAGCTTGCCACGATCCTCTCGTTCGCCGGTGCAGTGGCTGCACTTCCGGCCGCTAGGAACGATGTATCCGCCCGAGCTTCCTACTCGAAGGTGGATGGTCTCAAGTTCAACATCGACGGTGTTACGAAATGTAAGTCGGTTGCAGCAGTCATCGATTCCTAGATTGACGTTCCTCAGATTATGCCGGCACCAACAGCTACTGGATTCCTTTCCTAACCAACGACAATGATGTGAACGTAATCATGGGTCATTTGGCTACTTCCAAGCAGAATATACTGAGAGTATGGGGGTAGGCGTGTGTCTTCGCATCGTACGAACTAATACTGATACCTCGAACAGGTTAACGATGTCACATCCATTCCCAGCTCTGGCACCGTGTATTTCCAGTCTTTCTCCGGCTCAACAGCAACCATTAACACTGGCGCCAACGGTCTCCAGCGCCTGGACGCAGTCGTAAAGGCTGCCGAGAAGAACGGCATCAAGCTCATCATCAACTTCGTAAACAACTGGACTGACTACGGTGGCATGGCAGCTTACTTCTCCGCCTGCGGCGTCAGCAGCAACGCTCAATGGTACCAGTCCACTAAATGCCAGGCCATGTACCAAGCATACGTCGAGGCCGTGGTCTCTCGCTATCGCACCTCGACTGCTGTCTTTGCGTGGGAGCTCGCCAATGAGCCGCGCTGCAACGGCTGCGCTACCTCTGTTTTGACCAACTGAATCCGCAGCTCGTCCAACTACGTCCGCTCCCTCGACTCAGACCATATGATTGCTATCGGCGACGAGGGTTTCGGTCTCACTGGCGATGGCTCGTACCCTTACCAGTTCGGCGAGGGTCTTGATTTCGCCGCTAACCTCGCACTGCCCAACGTCTCCTTCGGCACCTTCCATCTCTATCCCGAAAGCTGGGGTACAACGAACGACTGGGGTAGTGCGTGGATCACTGCGCATGGCGCCGCATGCGAGAAAGCTAACAAACCCTGTTTGCTGGAAGAGTATGGAGTGGAAGTTGCCGCTGACCATTGCCCAGTCGAGAGCGAGTGGCAGGCGACCAGCTTGGGTCTCAAAGATGCAGGTATGGCTGCAGATTTGTTTTGGCAGCTCGGTGATACAATTCCCAGTACGGGAGCGCTGACAAGCAATGATGGGAATACCATCTACTACAACAGCTCGGATTGGACGTGTCTTGTCACAGACCATATCAAGAAGATTGGTTGACATTAACCAAACCAATGTAGTGTTAAATAGATGAACGTTCACTTTAATTCGAACAAAGCgcacaccaacaccaaccaGAGATGACTGCTAAGCTCTTCAGCAAATGACTCAAATTGAGATGAGGAAATAAACGAATCCGAGCATTTCCCCACCTCCGACATCTGTCCAAAGATTTTTTGTCTTCAAAGAGTACTTGTTGCAGCTGAAAAGGTTATATTTGTACGCACAACTACTTGCCCTCCTAGCCACGTTATATTGGCCTATTCTCTACTGCGACAGTACTTTAACACACAACGAAGTATCCAAATTTCTTGCATTAGTTCAAAACTCGTCCGAGTCGTCTCGACACATCATCTCCAACTACTCAAAAAGCGTCTCGGGTCTCCTTGATTATTTTTTACTAGCGAAGAAGTAACACCCGTCAAGTCTAAGTGGGATTCATTGTCTGGGTATCCACGCCAGGCTGGCATGTTCTCGGGGCAAAACAGTCACAACAATGCACTGCTGCTGCAGGAGAGCTTTCAGGAGTGCATGCTGGTCGTTATTGGACTTGTGTCTGTCAGCAAAATAAAGGCGAGGCACGCATCAGATCACGGCTGTATGACCAGAAGGCGAGTAACCCTGAAGATGCTGATGTCGAGGTCTGGTTTCACGCTAGGCTGATAGACATCCTGGAACTGCGTCGTGCTGCGGTAATCAGCAGGTTGCAGCTTGTCCGTCTGTTTAGCGGTACCTTGTGTGGGAGGGAAGACGATGAGGTGCATCAGTGTGGGCCTGGCCCTGACTTGTATACTATGGCCTGACGTGAGTGTGTCTCTTCACATATTATAAGCGAGTCTGTTCAAATAACATGAAAATCTGAGACCACGATCTAAATAGCAAGCTTAATACGGACGCTGGGTATATTAATGGATGGTAGCAATGAAGCAACTATTCAGTCTTGGCTTGGTCGCATCGTTGTGCAAAAACATGTGCATAGTGCGGAAGGGTTGTCCATAGCACTACAACACGGGAGTCAAGTTTGTGTGCACACTTGTCGCAAGTAAGTTTGAAGTTTGTCAAAATCGCGAGGGCAGGGGCCATGGGCTTGGCAATTTCGGCGCTCGTTTATGCTCTTGCATTCCTCGACACTCCTCAGACAGCATCGAATCGTCCAAATTCTTCCTCTTCAGTGCATAACTTCACAATAACCACCACTAATCGCCCACTCATAATGCCTGCACCCCGTCGATCCCAAACTTAAGCTCGGCGAGCAGCGGTGAAGATCCTTTGAGAGCGATGGAGAATTAGGAGCGACGCATTGTATAAGAGTCCCGCTATCTCGCCAAGCGTTTCATCATGATAGGGCGCCCTGCCCGTTGTGGAAGGCCACGCTTCTACAAAAGATGAACTCAGCAGATTCGTGCAGCTCTTCAGAGCACGCGACCATGAGCCTGAACAGATCGACTTGAACATGCTTCGGACCGAAAGAAGAGTTTTCGAAGAACCGCAATCGTCCCGTCCCCTTATCAGAATACACATGCATGACTCGAGTCCTTGACCGTGCAGAATTCGCGGGTCTGGCGTCTCGAAAGTTGTGTCGGGAGATCCAGCCCATAATCCCGGGCCCCACATGCTGGTCTTAGGTTCTGGAGAACTATGGCCAACCTTCCTCACATACCCTGGAGTGCCCAGCTGGTGCAATGCGCTCTACTTCCATCTATTGTGACAGTGTGCCTCAGGTACTTTCACGACATCCAAAGTTTCTGCGGACTTGCTCTTCCGTCGCGCGAGTTCTTTGATTATCGTGACACCGCGGCGACCATTGAACACCGAAAACGATCGATTGCGCCATAGCCTCTGCTGCGAAAGACAGAACCTACTTTCTCCTCTGGTTAGGAACGGGAACCTTGCAGAGGCAACGCGTCTCATAGACGAGACCGTCCTCTCATCGTTCGTCACGTTAGGCTTACGAGTCGCTTATTAGGGTGGCCATGCTCACTCTTCGTACTCTTCTGTCGCTACCGACATTTTTTTCGATCGCTTTAGTCGCCCATGCAATTGCTGTTCCGGACGACAACGGAGTAATCGCCGAAGGAAAGGGCAAAGAAAAGCCTGAACTTGCCGCAACCCTGACTGGTGGCGAAGGATGTTCGTCATCTGATATTGAGGACATTCGAGATGGCTTCGTGGAGATGACCGAACTGTTGCAAGCTGCTCTACCGTACGATCCAAACGGACAGCCGGCCATTGAATTATTCGGTCAGCCCTTGCAGATCGTAAACTACTCCTCGATGATTCAGTCGAATCTCGAACGCGCAGCACAGTACGCCAACTTGAAGGGGAATGAGATAGTCAACCCAGACGTCCATGTGCGATGCGACGACCCGAATAAGACTTGCAAAATGGGGAACAAGAGGGACGGAAACCACGTCGCATACAACGTGGGCAATCTCCCAATGATCAACTtctgcaaggactacttcATGCTTGACGGTCTCGAGGAGAGGGTGGACAGGAAGTCAGGCAACCAGATGGAGAAAGAAAGGCTGCACGAATACTACAACAGGGCAACACTGTGGGCAAGGATGGTAATGCACATCGAAGGGGTTGGCAGTGCAGTGGTCGAAAAGCCTATTCCAGCGGGCCCGAACTCAACATCTGGCCGGGAGTGGGATACGATCGTCACTGAAGGACCGATGAACACAACGGTGCTTGCTGGAGTACTGAACGACCGCCCGGATGGCAACGGACCAGACGACATCCAGACCCTAAAGTACGCTTACGGCGTGACGCGGTCGAAGCTACTGGCAGTTCTCTCGACCCAACTCCCGTACGACGCCGCCAACAACGCCGAGAACTACGCATTGTACGCCCAGGCGCGCTATGTCATCGTAAAAAAGGGCTTCTACCCCAACGTGCCAGTCATGGACTTCCCCAACGAGCTGTCTGTTCTCACCAACGAACAGCTTCAAGACGGGGAAAGGAACAAGTTCGCCTACTTTGACTCGTCAGATGTCGTGGCCCGTCCGCCCAATATGGAACTCAAGGCGAGCCCGCTGCCTGGTGCTGCTTCGATGATGCATGGACAGCAGCCTACGTTGATGGCTCTGGCAATACTAACTGTTGGATGCTCCCTTGCCATGTCATCGTTCGGATGAAGAGCGACATGTAAAGCCACTCGGGTTACGAAACGCACGAACAAAACTTAACACCTGAAACTACCCGCTTAGCAAGCTCCTAAGCTCTTGACTATAATCTGCATGCACCGCTACTCAGAGGTCATTGCAGTGCCAGCCCAACACAAGAACCGCACGGCTTCTCGAAGGAAGATGACAGAAGGTTATATGCAAGTGGGTAAATGTAGAAAGTCATAACAGTCGAGTACAATAGATTGGCTGAAGGGCGTAACACTGCAAAAGCAAAGACACCAGCCGCAGCATATCTAAACGCAGAAGTCTAGCACCATCGGTCCCGCCGACGAGCTTGCGACAAGACAGGGATGAGAAGCGCAAGGAAGGAAATGAAGCACAGATGCAACCAACGACGATAGAAACGAAACCCAATGAAATCGTAACAACTCATACACCATGCCGCACGCAATGTCTCCTATAAGGGGCGACCTGAAGCCCTTCACGTCCACCGCACCTCACCGCGTCGGTGGCGTCTCCCAATGCCGCAACATCTGATCCAGCGCCCATTTCCACTCAACCCCAATCGCATCCGCAAGCCGACCCACCTGCTCGCTCGACGGCCCCAGTCCGCCCCAGGTCGCCGGTTGACTCGCTTGGTGACGGGCATAGTATGCGATGAGTTGACTGTACGATGATCAGCGGCGAGTCTTCCTCGTtaccaaaaaaaaaaaaaagaaagaCAAAAAACTCACTCATCCTCAATCTTCCGCAACACCAACCACGCCAGGTTCCAACTACAATTACTCTGCGGATCCGCAAACACGCGCCGCTTCGCCTCGGCGACGCAGTGCGAGCTGAAGGGGTAGTTCTTCGTGAACCCGCGCAGCTCGGTGAGCAGGCTGTGCGAGGCGACGTAGTACGTCCATGCGGCTGTCATGGGCGCGCTGACGTCGGGCGTGTTGAGCTGG
Above is a genomic segment from Ascochyta rabiei chromosome 10, complete sequence containing:
- a CDS encoding Mannan endo-1,4-beta-mannosidase; the protein is MKLATILSFAGAVAALPAARNDVSARASYSKVDGLKFNIDGVTKYYAGTNSYWIPFLTNDNDVNVIMGHLATSKQNILRVNDVTSIPSSGTVYFQSFSGSTATINTGANGLQRLDAVVKAAEKNGIKLIINFVNNWTDYGGMAAYFSACGVSSNAQWYQSTKCQAMYQAYVEAVVSRYRTSTAVFASSNYVRSLDSDHMIAIGDEGFGLTGDGSYPYQFGEGLDFAANLALPNVSFGTFHLYPESWGTTNDWGSAWITAHGAACEKANKPCLLEEYGVEVAADHCPVESEWQATSLGLKDAGMAADLFWQLGDTIPSTGALTSNDGNTIYYNSSDWTCLVTDHIKKIG